In the genome of Candidatus Saccharimonadales bacterium, one region contains:
- the serS gene encoding serine--tRNA ligase, protein MLDIRFIRENPELVAEKSKQKGYDVDVRKLLSVDESRRKLTSEVETVRAERNELAGKLKSGKPSDEDIKRGKELKEKLAQLEDQLGPVNEEFLKLLKMVPNMPADDVPVGASEDENVEVKVWGKKPEFDFEPKAHYQIAKERGWLDQERAAKIAGSRFVYVKGELVRLQFALMQYGFDVLTNEETLKRIIKGAGLKNVSSKPFVPVLPPAMARTEAFEATGRLNKQEQTYKIEDEDLWLNASAEHTLAPMYLNEILSEADLPLRYVGYTTAFRREAGTYGKDTEGMMRLHQFDKLEMESFTTPEDSLNEHFFMVAIEEYLMQQLELPYHLLNKCTADIGRPNARGMDLEAWFPSEGKYRETHTADYIGDYQSRGMNTRVRRKDGELVIAHNNDATAFSQRPLLAILENYQTKEGKIKVPKVLQPYMGGRTEI, encoded by the coding sequence ATGTTAGATATCCGTTTTATCCGAGAGAATCCCGAACTGGTGGCCGAAAAATCCAAGCAAAAAGGCTACGACGTTGATGTGCGCAAACTTTTGAGCGTCGATGAAAGTCGGCGCAAGCTGACAAGCGAAGTCGAGACCGTGCGGGCAGAGCGGAATGAATTAGCTGGCAAGCTAAAGTCTGGTAAGCCGAGCGACGAAGATATCAAGCGAGGCAAAGAGCTTAAAGAAAAACTAGCTCAGCTAGAAGACCAACTTGGGCCGGTTAATGAAGAGTTTCTCAAATTACTTAAAATGGTTCCCAACATGCCAGCCGACGATGTGCCGGTTGGCGCTAGTGAAGACGAAAATGTAGAGGTTAAAGTTTGGGGCAAAAAGCCCGAATTCGACTTTGAGCCCAAGGCCCACTACCAGATCGCCAAAGAGCGTGGCTGGTTGGATCAGGAAAGAGCGGCCAAAATTGCTGGCAGCCGCTTTGTGTATGTTAAGGGCGAGCTGGTTCGTCTGCAGTTTGCGTTAATGCAGTACGGTTTTGATGTTTTGACAAACGAAGAAACTCTAAAGCGAATCATCAAGGGCGCTGGTCTTAAAAATGTTTCGTCAAAACCATTCGTGCCGGTTTTACCCCCGGCGATGGCTCGGACCGAAGCCTTCGAGGCAACTGGCCGCCTAAATAAGCAGGAGCAGACCTATAAGATTGAAGACGAAGATTTATGGCTAAACGCCAGCGCTGAGCACACACTAGCGCCCATGTATTTGAACGAGATTTTGAGCGAGGCTGACTTGCCGCTGCGCTATGTTGGCTATACGACTGCGTTTCGGCGCGAGGCAGGCACGTATGGTAAAGACACCGAGGGCATGATGCGCCTGCATCAGTTCGACAAACTCGAAATGGAAAGCTTTACCACGCCAGAAGACTCTTTGAACGAGCACTTTTTCATGGTGGCCATAGAAGAATATTTGATGCAGCAGTTAGAACTTCCGTACCATCTGCTGAACAAATGCACGGCGGATATTGGCCGTCCGAACGCTCGCGGTATGGACCTTGAGGCATGGTTCCCATCCGAAGGCAAGTACCGCGAAACTCACACAGCAGACTACATTGGCGACTATCAATCACGCGGAATGAATACTCGCGTTCGTCGCAAAGACGGAGAGCTAGTAATCGCTCACAACAATGACGCTACGGCTTTTTCGCAGCGCCCGCTGCTGGCTATCCTAGAAAACTATCAAACCAAAGAAGGCAAAATAAAAGTTCCTAAAGTATTGCAGCCCTATATGGGCGGCCGAACTGAAATCTGA
- a CDS encoding PD-(D/E)XK nuclease family protein gives MRERSLPYKPGQTAPYRVSRSKIDLFLNCPRCFWLDARLKIKRPSSPPFRINSAIDELYKKEFDVHRETQTAHPICETYGLKLVPFKHEKMDEWRDALRRGVTFLHEPTNLLITGGVDDIWVDLETDELVVVDYKATAKAGEVSLDAGWQIGYKRQIEVYQWLLRSNAFKVKNVGYFLYTNARLDADKFGDKLEFKTKLLDYEGDDSWVEQTIFKMKECLDSDDMPEVGKNVMDPSKPCEFCDYARSRTMLTVEALQKKSAKPKSAKKVASKT, from the coding sequence ATGAGAGAGAGATCTTTACCTTATAAGCCGGGGCAAACAGCGCCTTACCGGGTCAGCCGCAGCAAAATCGATCTTTTTTTGAATTGCCCGCGGTGTTTTTGGCTGGACGCCCGGCTGAAAATTAAGCGGCCAAGCAGCCCTCCTTTTCGCATCAATAGCGCTATAGACGAACTTTATAAAAAAGAGTTCGATGTCCATCGGGAAACACAAACCGCCCATCCGATTTGTGAAACATACGGCCTCAAGCTAGTTCCATTTAAGCACGAGAAAATGGATGAATGGCGCGATGCGTTACGCCGCGGAGTAACTTTTTTGCATGAGCCGACCAACTTATTGATTACTGGCGGTGTTGACGATATTTGGGTTGATCTGGAAACTGACGAGCTAGTAGTAGTTGATTATAAAGCCACAGCCAAAGCCGGTGAAGTAAGTCTGGATGCTGGTTGGCAAATTGGCTATAAACGCCAAATCGAAGTTTACCAATGGTTACTGCGCAGCAATGCTTTTAAGGTTAAAAATGTCGGCTATTTTCTTTACACCAATGCTCGGCTAGATGCCGACAAATTCGGCGATAAACTAGAGTTCAAGACCAAACTCTTAGACTATGAAGGCGACGACAGCTGGGTGGAGCAGACAATTTTCAAAATGAAAGAATGCCTGGACTCGGACGACATGCCAGAGGTAGGCAAAAATGTTATGGACCCGTCCAAACCTTGTGAATTTTGCGATTATGCTCGCAGTCGAACAATGCTTACTGTTGAAGCGCTGCAAAAGAAATCTGCCAAGCCCAAATCCGCTAAAAAAGTTGCTAGTAAGACCTAG
- a CDS encoding CHAP domain-containing protein, whose protein sequence is MLKQKIKQLETFNRFSLAIVAGVILAGATLGAGYVKADQYDQQIQALQQQNAANQEQSNQLALQANSYQDAINKLQTQIDTLQQAIVANQNKSDELKQQIAQAQAQLAQERKTLGENIKAMYLEGNVSTLEMLASSKDISQYVNKQTYRNSVEDKVKTTVDQIAALQVKLQQQQQSLDGAIKAQQVQRQQLDQAESQQSQMLAFTEGQKAAYDQQISSNNSQIQKLRQEQIAANLAGSSGISYGGACGGGYPGYLCNAPQDSIIDSWGMYNRECVSYTAWKEAATGHYVPYGLGNAGDWIYNVPSSWVSTTPQIGDVAIRPANPSLVFFNGEQDVGHAMYVESINGDGTIAVSQYNANLNGQYSYVASKSTSGLYFIHFPSN, encoded by the coding sequence ATGCTAAAACAAAAAATAAAACAACTAGAAACATTTAATAGATTCAGCCTGGCTATCGTGGCCGGTGTTATTTTGGCTGGCGCCACGCTAGGTGCTGGCTATGTTAAGGCCGATCAGTACGATCAGCAGATTCAGGCGTTGCAACAGCAAAACGCTGCTAATCAGGAACAATCCAACCAGCTGGCCTTGCAGGCTAATAGCTATCAGGATGCCATTAATAAGCTCCAGACCCAAATCGATACCTTGCAGCAGGCAATTGTTGCCAACCAGAATAAAAGCGATGAGCTAAAGCAGCAGATTGCCCAAGCTCAGGCTCAGCTTGCCCAAGAAAGAAAAACCCTGGGCGAGAACATTAAAGCCATGTATCTTGAGGGAAATGTCTCTACATTAGAGATGCTGGCTAGCAGCAAAGACATCAGCCAATATGTTAATAAGCAAACTTACCGCAACTCGGTCGAAGATAAAGTAAAAACTACCGTCGATCAAATTGCCGCACTGCAGGTTAAGCTTCAACAACAACAGCAGTCGTTGGACGGCGCTATTAAAGCGCAGCAAGTTCAGCGGCAGCAGTTAGACCAGGCCGAATCACAGCAAAGTCAAATGCTGGCGTTTACCGAGGGGCAAAAAGCTGCCTATGACCAGCAAATTTCGTCTAATAACTCCCAAATTCAAAAACTCCGCCAAGAGCAGATAGCTGCCAACTTAGCCGGCAGCAGCGGTATATCGTACGGCGGCGCCTGTGGCGGTGGTTATCCGGGATATTTATGTAACGCTCCGCAAGATTCCATCATTGACAGCTGGGGAATGTATAACCGCGAATGTGTTAGCTACACAGCCTGGAAAGAGGCTGCTACTGGCCACTACGTGCCTTACGGCTTAGGCAATGCTGGCGACTGGATCTACAACGTACCATCAAGCTGGGTAAGCACGACGCCTCAAATTGGCGATGTAGCCATCCGCCCGGCCAATCCGAGCCTAGTCTTCTTTAATGGTGAACAAGATGTCGGCCACGCCATGTATGTTGAAAGCATCAACGGCGACGGCACTATCGCCGTTAGCCAATACAACGCGAACTTAAATGGCCAATACAGTTACGTAGCTAGCAAATCAACTTCCGGACTATACTTCATCCATTTCCCGTCCAACTAG
- the prfB gene encoding peptide chain release factor 2 yields MKPSPELIELRDEIAATMQRLNLDQAANELSQLQEQMKSADFWQDPKKAADVAQREAKLRARVETWHGLLALANDLIELTLVADPAMRAEIDDQAEKISKRLEELKQELRFNGPYDERDVIISIYAGAGGTDAQDWAQMLLRMYTRWAESNGCRAEMIDQSAGEEAGIKSATFKIIGGDYLYGRLKEEQGVHRLVRQSPFNSAASRETSFAKVDVLPLIDQPGEVEIDDKDLKIDVFRAGGHGGQSVNTTDSAVRVTHLPTGITVSIQNERSQLQNKETALAILRSRLVALQQEQHAKDLSEIKGPNQSAEWGNQIRSYVLHPYKQVKDLRSGYETSDAEKILDGNLNPLINAALEKR; encoded by the coding sequence ATGAAGCCATCACCAGAGCTTATTGAACTCCGCGACGAAATAGCCGCGACAATGCAGCGGCTAAATCTTGACCAAGCAGCTAATGAATTAAGCCAGTTGCAAGAGCAAATGAAGTCTGCAGATTTTTGGCAGGATCCTAAAAAAGCTGCCGACGTTGCTCAGAGGGAGGCAAAATTGCGAGCTCGCGTAGAGACCTGGCATGGTTTGCTGGCTTTAGCGAACGACCTTATAGAACTAACATTGGTTGCCGACCCAGCTATGCGGGCAGAAATAGACGACCAAGCAGAAAAAATCAGTAAACGCCTGGAAGAACTTAAACAAGAGCTGAGATTTAACGGACCTTACGACGAGCGAGACGTAATAATCTCTATTTACGCAGGAGCGGGTGGCACCGACGCCCAAGACTGGGCGCAAATGCTACTTAGAATGTATACGCGCTGGGCGGAATCGAACGGCTGCCGGGCGGAAATGATCGATCAGTCAGCGGGCGAAGAAGCCGGCATTAAAAGTGCTACTTTCAAAATTATCGGCGGCGATTATCTCTATGGTCGTTTAAAAGAAGAGCAGGGAGTTCATCGTCTGGTACGCCAGAGTCCCTTTAATTCGGCGGCCTCCAGAGAGACCAGCTTTGCCAAGGTTGACGTTCTGCCATTGATCGATCAGCCGGGCGAAGTTGAAATAGATGATAAAGACCTGAAGATCGATGTATTCAGAGCCGGCGGCCATGGCGGTCAATCAGTAAATACTACTGATTCTGCAGTACGCGTAACTCATTTGCCAACCGGCATTACAGTATCAATTCAAAATGAGCGTTCGCAGCTACAAAATAAAGAAACGGCTCTAGCTATCCTGCGTTCGCGTCTGGTGGCGCTCCAGCAAGAACAGCACGCTAAAGATTTGAGTGAGATCAAAGGGCCAAATCAATCGGCGGAATGGGGTAATCAAATTCGCAGCTACGTACTGCATCCGTATAAACAGGTGAAGGATTTGCGCAGCGGTTACGAAACATCCGACGCCGAAAAAATTTTAGACGGCAATCTCAATCCGCTCATCAACGCCGCGTTAGAAAAACGCTAG
- the ftsE gene encoding cell division ATP-binding protein FtsE has product MILLDRVSKSYSRRGQALERISLHVEPKEFVIIVGPSGAGKSTLFKLLTREEKPTSGKIIVGGIDYDKLKDKDVPLLRRKIGVVFQDFKLLLNKTVYENVAFALEIAGIPNNEIKFTVPKVLDIVGLKDKGNNYPMELSGGERQRVAIARAIVRQPKILIADEPTGNLDPKHAWDVIKVLEKVNKFGTTVLLTTHNQEIVNALKRRVVTIKDGKIVSDKAVGQYKAS; this is encoded by the coding sequence GTGATTTTACTAGATAGGGTGAGCAAATCTTATAGTCGCCGAGGGCAAGCGCTAGAGCGCATTTCTCTCCATGTTGAGCCTAAAGAATTCGTGATTATCGTCGGCCCTAGCGGCGCGGGCAAATCAACCCTTTTTAAATTATTAACCCGCGAAGAAAAACCAACCAGCGGCAAAATTATTGTTGGCGGTATCGATTACGACAAGTTAAAAGACAAGGACGTACCACTGCTGCGTCGTAAAATTGGGGTAGTGTTCCAGGATTTTAAACTCCTACTAAATAAGACAGTTTATGAAAATGTAGCTTTTGCGCTAGAAATCGCCGGCATTCCGAATAACGAAATTAAATTTACCGTGCCAAAAGTCCTAGACATTGTTGGCTTAAAGGATAAGGGCAACAATTATCCAATGGAGCTATCGGGAGGCGAGCGTCAGCGGGTAGCCATTGCCCGGGCAATTGTACGTCAGCCCAAAATTTTGATCGCCGATGAGCCAACAGGCAATCTTGACCCCAAGCACGCCTGGGATGTTATTAAAGTTCTAGAAAAGGTTAACAAGTTTGGTACAACCGTGCTTTTGACCACTCACAACCAAGAGATTGTGAACGCGCTAAAGCGCCGGGTGGTAACCATTAAAGATGGCAAAATTGTATCCGACAAAGCCGTAGGGCAATATAAAGCATCATGA
- a CDS encoding metallopeptidase family protein: MTNVILIVMQISDEKFQDLIAEAAEAIAPKYKARMGNVAILYEDEPTSEQREKLALRNDQTLLGLYEGVPLPARGGATKILPDKITLFKKPLLNESANLSELNENIRHTLWHEVAHYFGLNHERIHELEK, encoded by the coding sequence ATGACCAATGTTATTCTTATAGTGATGCAAATATCAGACGAAAAGTTCCAAGACTTAATTGCCGAGGCGGCGGAAGCCATCGCGCCAAAATATAAAGCACGTATGGGCAATGTTGCCATACTTTATGAAGACGAGCCGACGAGCGAGCAACGGGAAAAACTAGCGCTGCGCAATGATCAAACCTTGCTTGGTTTATATGAGGGAGTGCCGTTGCCGGCTCGTGGTGGCGCGACGAAAATACTGCCGGATAAAATAACTTTATTCAAAAAACCTCTTTTGAATGAAAGCGCCAACTTAAGCGAGCTGAACGAAAATATCCGCCACACTTTGTGGCACGAAGTCGCGCACTACTTTGGCCTAAATCACGAACGCATTCACGAACTCGAAAAGTAG
- a CDS encoding YggT family protein: protein MDLYKANRQAVGHLVNLFVGLTELLLLLRVVLKFFFTNAGGGFVHWAFSTTDTLLAPFRGVFPNPTHTPGNWYVDWVALFAMAVYVAAGYLLVSLAARWTPSGRR from the coding sequence ATGGATCTCTACAAAGCAAACAGGCAGGCTGTTGGCCATTTGGTTAACTTGTTTGTCGGTTTAACAGAGCTTTTGCTCTTGCTCCGCGTTGTCTTGAAGTTTTTCTTCACCAACGCTGGTGGCGGGTTCGTTCATTGGGCGTTTAGCACAACGGATACGCTTTTGGCGCCTTTCCGCGGTGTATTCCCAAACCCAACTCACACTCCAGGCAACTGGTATGTCGACTGGGTAGCCCTGTTCGCTATGGCAGTCTACGTAGCTGCTGGCTATCTTTTGGTTAGCCTGGCTGCCCGCTGGACTCCAAGCGGCCGCCGCTAA
- a CDS encoding insulinase family protein, with the protein MTHTAIEIELANGAKGLLVDIPGATVMDFEFNFRAGEYLVDRTKWEVPHLMEHVLLGANKFIPKARLFQAEFEKNGAGNNASTGFYYITYEAECADFEWQRILELMLVAISKPLFLREEYLAEYGNVKDELVSRSNNHFRTLSLTAREAHGLLAMTDRERLKMMKNVKLKDLQEHYERTHTTKNMRFVIAGNLKGRAAAIKRMLEGVDLPKGRNQFDLPVETPKNLNQPVFVARPSVKNVYFDLDTFAMKRFDDADMDALELVNGMLTGTLYSRILGEARERGLVYNMGSGVEVMRSATEWWFSAQVIARNAPALFEIIVRELKRVREGDISSEDLDAAKQYWLGRHQRSAQTVGGTMSGYTGRYYFDGILNDYNAIPERIKAVTKDRIVEATSQMFGDSIGGLAVLGGGSRSRELTERLNEIVRPLWEKSGA; encoded by the coding sequence ATGACTCATACCGCAATAGAAATCGAACTCGCTAACGGCGCCAAAGGACTGCTAGTAGACATCCCGGGTGCTACCGTTATGGACTTTGAGTTCAATTTCCGAGCAGGAGAATATTTAGTAGACCGCACCAAATGGGAAGTACCGCACCTGATGGAGCATGTGTTACTTGGCGCCAATAAATTTATTCCAAAGGCCCGGCTTTTTCAGGCCGAATTCGAAAAAAACGGGGCTGGCAACAATGCTAGCACCGGCTTTTACTATATAACTTACGAGGCCGAGTGTGCTGACTTTGAATGGCAGAGGATTTTAGAATTAATGCTCGTGGCTATTTCTAAACCTTTGTTTTTACGCGAAGAATACTTGGCTGAATACGGCAACGTAAAGGACGAACTTGTTAGCCGTTCTAACAATCATTTTCGCACTTTAAGCCTGACAGCCCGTGAAGCTCACGGCTTGCTGGCCATGACCGACCGCGAGCGTCTCAAAATGATGAAGAACGTAAAGCTCAAAGATTTGCAGGAACACTACGAGCGAACTCACACCACCAAAAATATGCGGTTTGTAATTGCCGGCAACTTAAAGGGTCGAGCGGCGGCCATTAAACGCATGCTAGAAGGCGTTGATTTGCCTAAAGGTCGCAACCAGTTTGATCTGCCAGTTGAAACACCAAAGAACCTTAATCAACCGGTTTTTGTTGCCAGGCCATCTGTTAAGAATGTTTATTTTGACTTAGACACCTTTGCTATGAAGCGATTTGATGACGCCGATATGGACGCCCTCGAGTTGGTCAATGGCATGTTAACCGGCACGCTTTACTCCCGAATCTTAGGCGAAGCCCGCGAACGAGGATTGGTCTACAACATGGGTTCCGGTGTGGAAGTTATGCGCAGTGCCACCGAATGGTGGTTTAGCGCCCAGGTTATTGCTCGCAACGCCCCGGCGCTTTTTGAAATTATAGTACGCGAACTTAAACGGGTGCGTGAAGGCGATATTAGCAGCGAAGACCTAGATGCCGCTAAGCAATATTGGTTGGGTCGCCATCAGCGCAGTGCTCAAACAGTCGGCGGGACAATGTCTGGCTACACTGGTCGTTACTATTTTGACGGTATTTTAAATGATTACAACGCTATTCCAGAAAGAATCAAAGCTGTCACTAAAGACAGGATTGTTGAAGCTACTAGCCAAATGTTTGGTGATAGCATTGGCGGTCTGGCAGTGTTGGGCGGCGGCAGCCGCAGCCGTGAGCTGACCGAACGACTCAACGAAATAGTTCGGCCACTTTGGGAAAAATCTGGAGCCTAA
- a CDS encoding permease-like cell division protein FtsX, with protein sequence MKWDRKFITFERIVKNGFISFGRNIWLAIAAIAMMTITLTILLFAIVSNATFNHTVSDLTQHIDVSMYLKDSVTTSQREQLMKQISGLDNVASVSFVTKEQALKNYEEANAGNKDLLTAISETDNPLPASLDIKPKDPNQLQSIKDFLDRPEVQAMQSDPTSYSGDRKAAIDNITKATHFFQQAGIVGIIVFIFISMLIIFNTIRMAIFNRRDELVIMRLLGASTSFIRGPFIVETMLYGAVAALISFIFCWSLFHIASTTLQASSLGLLKIDYSNSFFTSHFLVILLGQIAIGILIGAASSYTATRRYLRLNR encoded by the coding sequence ATGAAGTGGGATAGAAAATTCATAACCTTCGAACGCATCGTTAAAAACGGTTTTATTTCTTTTGGCCGCAATATTTGGCTGGCTATCGCCGCGATTGCCATGATGACCATTACGCTGACGATTTTGCTATTCGCGATTGTTTCTAACGCTACTTTTAATCACACGGTTAGCGACCTGACCCAGCACATTGACGTCTCTATGTATTTGAAAGACAGCGTTACTACCAGCCAGCGGGAGCAGCTTATGAAACAGATCAGCGGTCTTGATAACGTCGCTTCGGTGAGTTTTGTGACTAAAGAGCAGGCTTTAAAGAACTACGAGGAGGCTAACGCTGGTAATAAAGACCTGCTAACAGCTATCAGCGAAACAGACAACCCGCTGCCAGCCAGCCTGGATATCAAACCCAAAGACCCCAATCAGCTGCAATCTATCAAAGACTTCTTAGATAGGCCGGAGGTCCAGGCTATGCAGTCGGATCCAACCAGCTATAGCGGCGACCGCAAAGCGGCTATCGACAATATTACTAAAGCTACGCACTTCTTCCAGCAAGCAGGCATAGTCGGGATCATTGTGTTTATATTTATCTCGATGCTGATTATTTTCAACACAATCCGCATGGCTATCTTTAACCGCCGCGACGAACTCGTAATTATGCGCTTGTTGGGCGCCAGCACCAGCTTTATTCGCGGGCCGTTCATTGTAGAGACTATGCTTTACGGGGCGGTGGCTGCCCTAATCTCGTTTATTTTCTGCTGGTCACTGTTCCACATTGCAAGCACAACCCTGCAGGCTAGCAGTTTGGGCCTCTTAAAAATCGACTATTCTAACAGTTTTTTCACCAGTCATTTCCTAGTAATCTTGCTTGGGCAAATTGCGATTGGTATACTGATTGGTGCCGCATCTTCCTATACAGCGACCCGGCGGTACCTAAGGCTGAATCGATAA
- the secA gene encoding preprotein translocase subunit SecA encodes MLGDPQAATIKRLKKRVNEINALSTEYEKLTDAKLKSKTKEFKERIAKGESLDKLLPEAFSAVREAAKRTLGQYHFDVQLIGGMVLHEGNVAEMKTGEGKTLVATLPVYLNALEGKGAHVVTVNDYLAQRDAGWMGQVYGFLGLTTGVVIPDQSYVYDPTYENKEHFDARMHHLRPATRQEAYAADITYGTNNEFGFDYLRDNMVREVDQLRQRDLHYAIVDEVDSILIDEARTPLIISAPATASGAAYAQFAKVVRSLKETEHYEKDEKRKSVVLTDAGIELVEKILGIKNLYATENLRTIYHLEQALKAQVLFHRDKDYVVTTEGEIVIVDDFTGRLLRGRRYNEGLHQAIEAKEGVEVQEESMTLATISFQNYFRLYEKLSGMTGTAMTESEEFHQIYKLDVVEIPPNRPIARQDLPDRIYKTESGKFKAIAKEVKALHEKGQPVLLGTVSIEKNEHLSRLLKNAGVPHETLNAKNNEKEAAIVAKAGEKGAVTLATNIAGRGTDIVLGEGIKELGGLFVLGTERHESRRIDNQLRGRSGRQGDPGMTQFYVSCEDDLMRIYGGDRIASLMDRLKVDDETPIESRMITKSLEGAQKKVEGFNFDQRKNVVQYDDVMNRHRRAIYAMRREVLRAEDISPRIKKLINEEVEWLTNHPESTSELYESILTETFPLDEKTLDKLFDTEADKFQTALEKAAAKQYKEQEEKFTPEVMRKVERDVFLQVLDNLWMQHLENMDHLREGIHWISVGQRDPLVEYRRQGQRIFDEMQAALRHEIVRAIAHAQPIDAEATLTKAVETELTRAARGSVDNASQIQKAEQYEENDFTPQRDELAKQAHLHNTRKKARKAERQRKKKPAAKKKKRK; translated from the coding sequence GTGCTTGGTGATCCGCAAGCCGCAACTATTAAGCGGCTAAAAAAGCGCGTTAATGAAATTAATGCGTTGTCGACAGAATACGAGAAGCTAACGGATGCCAAACTGAAGTCTAAGACTAAAGAGTTTAAAGAACGTATTGCCAAGGGCGAAAGCCTGGATAAACTTTTGCCAGAAGCATTCTCTGCCGTGCGTGAGGCCGCCAAGCGAACGCTCGGTCAATATCACTTTGATGTTCAATTGATTGGCGGCATGGTATTGCACGAAGGTAACGTGGCCGAAATGAAAACCGGTGAAGGTAAAACATTGGTGGCTACATTGCCGGTTTATTTGAACGCGCTAGAAGGCAAAGGTGCGCACGTGGTGACAGTTAACGATTATTTGGCCCAACGCGACGCCGGCTGGATGGGTCAGGTTTATGGCTTTTTGGGTTTAACTACCGGCGTGGTTATTCCGGATCAGTCCTATGTATATGATCCGACCTACGAAAACAAAGAGCACTTTGATGCCCGCATGCACCATCTTAGGCCAGCTACTCGCCAGGAAGCTTACGCTGCCGACATTACCTACGGTACAAACAACGAGTTTGGCTTTGATTATCTGCGCGATAATATGGTGCGCGAAGTTGATCAGCTGCGCCAACGCGACCTGCACTATGCCATCGTGGACGAAGTCGACTCCATTCTTATTGACGAAGCCCGTACGCCTTTGATCATTAGCGCGCCGGCTACCGCGAGTGGCGCGGCCTATGCTCAATTTGCCAAAGTTGTCCGCAGTCTTAAAGAAACCGAGCACTACGAAAAAGACGAGAAGCGCAAAAGCGTAGTTTTGACCGACGCCGGCATTGAACTGGTAGAAAAAATCCTTGGCATCAAAAATCTTTACGCCACTGAGAACCTGCGCACCATTTATCACTTAGAGCAAGCGCTCAAGGCCCAGGTTCTATTCCACCGAGATAAAGATTATGTGGTAACTACCGAGGGCGAGATTGTAATAGTCGACGACTTCACGGGTCGTCTTTTGCGTGGCCGGCGGTATAACGAAGGTTTGCACCAGGCCATTGAAGCTAAAGAAGGCGTTGAGGTCCAAGAAGAGTCCATGACGCTGGCCACTATTTCTTTCCAGAACTATTTCCGATTGTACGAAAAATTATCTGGTATGACCGGTACGGCCATGACCGAAAGCGAAGAGTTCCATCAAATCTACAAGCTAGATGTAGTAGAAATACCGCCGAACCGCCCGATTGCTCGCCAGGATTTGCCCGACCGTATATATAAGACAGAGTCCGGCAAGTTTAAGGCTATTGCCAAGGAAGTTAAAGCCTTGCACGAAAAGGGCCAGCCGGTTTTGCTCGGCACCGTGAGTATCGAAAAGAACGAGCACTTGAGCAGATTGCTCAAAAACGCCGGCGTACCGCACGAAACTTTGAACGCCAAAAACAACGAGAAAGAAGCAGCGATTGTCGCCAAAGCCGGTGAAAAGGGAGCGGTAACGCTGGCGACCAACATAGCCGGCCGCGGTACGGACATCGTGCTAGGCGAAGGCATTAAAGAACTTGGTGGTTTGTTCGTGCTTGGTACTGAACGTCACGAATCGCGCCGTATCGATAACCAGTTGCGCGGTCGTTCCGGACGCCAGGGTGATCCCGGCATGACACAGTTTTACGTTTCTTGCGAAGACGACCTAATGCGTATTTACGGCGGTGACCGCATTGCCAGCCTAATGGATCGGCTCAAAGTCGATGATGAAACGCCGATTGAAAGCCGCATGATTACCAAGAGCTTGGAAGGCGCCCAAAAGAAGGTAGAGGGCTTTAACTTTGACCAGCGCAAAAACGTCGTCCAGTACGATGACGTTATGAACCGTCATCGCCGAGCAATTTACGCTATGCGCCGCGAAGTTTTGCGCGCCGAAGACATCAGTCCTCGTATCAAAAAGTTGATTAACGAAGAAGTGGAGTGGCTGACTAACCACCCGGAATCAACTAGCGAGCTATATGAATCAATCCTAACCGAGACATTCCCGCTGGACGAAAAAACTCTGGATAAGCTGTTTGATACCGAAGCCGATAAATTCCAGACCGCTCTAGAAAAGGCCGCCGCCAAACAATATAAAGAGCAAGAAGAGAAGTTTACCCCGGAAGTTATGCGCAAAGTCGAGCGCGATGTGTTCTTACAGGTCTTAGACAATCTATGGATGCAGCACTTAGAAAACATGGACCACCTGCGCGAAGGTATTCACTGGATTAGCGTTGGTCAGCGCGACCCGCTAGTTGAGTATCGTCGTCAAGGCCAGCGTATTTTTGATGAAATGCAGGCAGCCTTGCGACATGAAATTGTTCGGGCTATCGCCCATGCGCAACCGATTGATGCCGAAGCTACTTTGACTAAGGCGGTAGAGACGGAGCTGACCCGCGCAGCTCGCGGTTCTGTTGATAATGCCAGCCAAATTCAAAAAGCCGAACAGTACGAAGAAAACGACTTTACGCCGCAGCGCGATGAACTTGCTAAGCAAGCTCACTTGCATAATACACGCAAAAAAGCCCGTAAAGCTGAGCGCCAACGCAAGAAGAAACCTGCGGCTAAAAAGAAAAAGCGTAAGTAG